One window of the Colletotrichum lupini chromosome 9, complete sequence genome contains the following:
- a CDS encoding 2,3-dihydroxybenzoate decarboxylase, producing the protein MLGKIALEEAFALPRFQEKTRWWAGLFAIDPEKHAAEISDVADIRLNYMDKHGVGFTILSYTAPGIQDIWDPKEAQLLAKEINDYIAPEVKKHPERFGAFATLSMHDPKEAAEELRRCVTEYGFLGALVNDTQRAGPDGDDMIFYDGPEWDVFWSTVTELDVPFYLHPRNPTGTIHEKLWAKRSWLIGPPLSFSQGVSLHVLGMVTNGVFDRHPKLQIILGHLGEKIPFDMWRINHWFEDVKKPLGLSCKRTIREYFASNLWITTSGHFSTTTLQFCMAEVGADRILFSIDYPFESFSDGCDWYDALPINDNDKKKIGRDNAKQLFKLPGFKDSEARGSGYSRATGRHSVIRNFTIDWLHYYHLPMDIAGTATAIRETIRVRETSYGDLEIIAYQGCHLGTSECGTVSGGGDAGFGVQGPGAGNRCAYCSKKLSLIRKAYASPSLHENPQASRAPHIMPRPKVPESQRQRAAEACKFCREAKKKCSGTAPCTQCVRRGLEPDCRMTYLPRGSRTIRPSITRASTAGGRRSRASFEHGSITVSTAASGSSKTRPRRHIEIDKEPSPNPFPMSPSVSQQESEEPCVDAHQSPMTPPRESHTREGTQPESSLLANPSRLLRSAHGEQVFVGGAAAISFLQTVRQVVVRQIGPSPFSHNDGMETMLEAASPEARRSISSDEVVDLGDQQRLDYLKCYYTITEGLINILDSDDQRELMCLTDSISIGVTSPFDENASADKAAWPSKQSSHLSDAIRDMVMAIGAQCSSALEAQDHSFTFFRKAQRQAFSGLLEDPDLDMVRLFLLMAFYMLGNCRRNTAYMYISIAVRAALALGLHSQTMYMCEPKSHQCGLLKVWISVRILDKLVSSLLGRPAATAGTDARPLIRDLAPDCDYGSKYLVATCEIVEVINDINNILYHGKDVTVPVVEQLLVNIDSWKRNLLMPLEGPEELEALEDSIEANRMAVAKIHVSCLYYFAVTLATRPIFISSLNSQAGNRIHHPPLAAACIEAAVYLAQTCADALKAGLLERSMCILKALVFSAGLILGVECFAKVSIDLETDRAFQGAMDVLKFLAGQSPQAAHYLEILMSLATAITERRSKLNNAGGSRYVSRLFSLESLSSVSAGNPEGHTEEEPSWASTRAVTEQGSFDVWPGADGGLLNWMYFETAMHRFLDKREMPDRQSSEAVDVQAVIIPD; encoded by the exons ATGCTCGGAAAAATTGCTCTCGAGGAAGCCTTTGCCCTCCCACGGTTTCAAGAGAAAACACGTTGGTGGGCAGGACTCTTTGCCATCGACCCTGAGAAGCACGCAGCTGAAATCTCCGATGTCGCGGACATTCGGCTCAACTACATGGATAAACACGGTGTTGGGTTCACCATTCTATCGTACACAGCACCTGGGATCCAGGACATCTGGGATCCGAAGGAAGCACAGCTGTTGGCCAAAGAGATCAATGATTACATTGCTCCCGAGGTTAAGAAACACCCTGAACGTTTCGGCGCGTTTGC AACCCTTTCTATGCATGACCCCAAGGAAGCTGCCGAAGAGTTAAGGCGTTGTGTAACTGAGTACGGCTTTTTGGGCGCGCTTGTCAATGACACTCAGCGGGCAGGCCCTGATGGCGACGACATGATCTTCTACGACGGCCCGGAGTGGGATGTTTTCTGGTCTACAGTGACCGAACTTGATGTTCCTTTCTACCTGCACCCAAGAAATCCCACCGGAACGATTCACGAAAAGCTATGGGCAAAGCGCTCGTGGCTCATTGGACCTCCATTGAGCTTTTCGCAGGGAGTCAGTCTGCACGTCCTTGGAATGGTCACAAATGGCGTTTTCGATCGCCATCCCAAGCTTCAAATTATATTGGGCCATCTAGGAGAGAAGATACCATTCGACATGTGGCGCATCAACCACTGGTTTGAGGACGTGAAGAAGCCGCTGGGGCTGTCTTGCAAGCGAACTATCCGCGAGTACTTTGCAAGCAATTTGTGGATCACGACCAGTGGGCATTTTTCCACCACGACTCTTCAGTTCTGCATGGCTGAAGTAGGAGCGGATCGCATATTGTTTTCGATTGACTACCCTTTCGAGTCCTTCTCGGATGGATGCGATTGGTATGATGCTCTTCCCATCAATGATAACGACAAGAAGAAGATTGGGCGGGACAACGCCAAGCAACTGTTCAAGCTGCCGGGATTCAAGGACAGCGAGGC GCGAGGCAGTGGATACAGC CGGGCCACTGGTAGGCATTCTGTGATTCGTAACTTCACTATTGACTGGCTACATTATTATCATTTGCCCATGGAT ATTGCCGGAACAGCTACTGCTATCCGAGAGACTATTCGCGTGCGTGAGACATCGTACGGCGACCTTGAAATCATAGCTTATCAGGGCTG CCATTTAGGAACTTCCGAATGCGGCACTGTGAGCGGGGGTGGGGACGCGGGGTTCGGGGTGCAGGGTCCGGGAGCCGGCAACCGATGTGCCTACTGCAGTAAGAAACTCTCTCTTATCAG GAAGGCTTACGCATCTCCATCGCTCCACGAAAATCCTCAAGCTTCTCGTGCTCCTCACATCATGCCTCGCCCCAAAGTCCCCGAGAGCCAGCGTCAGCGTGCTGCTGAGGCCTGTAAGTTCTGCCGCGAGGCCAAGAAGAAGTGCAGCGGCACTGCACCTTGCACTCAATGTGTTCGCCGTGGTCTTGAACCCGACTGTCGCATGACGTATCTACCCAGAGGTTCAAGAACGATAAGGCCCTCAATTACAAGGGCTAGTACTGCTGGTGGGCGAAGATCACGCGCATCCTTCGAGCACGGTTCTATCACAGTGTCAACAGCCGCTTCCGGGTCATCAAAAACTCGTCCGCGACGGCATATTGAGATTGACAAGGAACCGTCTCCAAACCCATTCCCAATGTCTCCTTCAGTTTCTCAACAAGAATCCGAAGAACCCTGTGTTGATGCGCATCAAAGTCCCATGACACCTCCTCGAGAATCACACACCAGAGAGGGTACTCAGCCAGAATCCTCTCTCCTGGCCAATCCAAGTAGATTACTCCGGAGTGCCCACGGTGAACAAG TATTCGTTGGAGGCGCTGCAGCAATTTCGTTCCTTCAAACCGTTCGACAAGTGGTGGTGAGACAGATTGGCCCCTCACCTTTCTCTCACAATGATGGAATGGAAACGATGCTTGAGGCCGCGTCTCCGGAGGCAAGGCGGTCGATCTCATCAGATGAGGTCGTGGACTTGGGCGATCAGCAACGACTCGATTACTTGAAATGTTACTATACAATC ACGGAAGGTCTCATCAATATTCTAGACTCTGACGATCAAAGGGAGTTAATGTGCTTAACCGACAGCATCTCTATCGGAGTTACATCACCCTTTGACGAAAATGCTTCCGCTGACAAGGCGGCTTGGCCATCAAAACAATCATCGCACCTCTCAGATGCCATCAGGGATATGGTAATGGCAATAGGAGCACAGTGTAGCAGCGCACTAGAAGCTCAAGATCACAGCTTCACATTCTTTCGCAAAGCACAGCGACAAGCATTCTCTGGACTGCTAGAAGATCCAGACTTAGACATGGTCAGACTTTTCTTACTCATGGCATTCTATATGCTTGGGAATTGCCGCAGGAATACAGCGTATATGTACATATCCATTGCTGTAAGGGCTGCTCTTGCACTTGGCCTTCATAGTCAGACTATGTATATGTGTGAGCCGAAGTCCCATCAGTGTGGACTTTTGAA AGTCTGGATCAGTGTGCGAATTCTAGACAAGCTAGTGAGCTCTCTCTTGGGCCGGCCTGCCGCCACGGCAGGAACGGATGCTAGGCCTCTGATCAGAGATTTGGCACCCGATTGCGACTATGGATCGAAATATCTTGTGGCAACGTGTGAGATTGTTGAAGTCATCAATGATATCAACAACATCTTATATCACGGTAAAGATGTCACGGTTCCCGTCGTGGAACAGCTTCTGGTCAATATAGATAGCTGGAAAAGGAATCTGCTCATGCCCTTGGAAGGGCCGGAAGAGCTTGAAGCTCTGGAAGACTCCATCGAAGCCAACCGAATGGCCGTTGCCAAGATCCATGTATCTTGTCTGTATTATTTTGCTGTCACACTAGCAACTCGGCCGATATTCATCTCCTCCCTCAACAGTCAAGCAGGAAACAGGATCCATCACCCGCCGCTAGCCGCGGCGTGCATCGAAGCTGCCGTGTATCTGGCACAAACTTGTGCTGACGCTCTAAAGGCTGGGCTACTCGAGAGAAGCATGTGTATCCTGAA AGCTTTAGTATTCTCTGCAGGACTCATTCTCGGAGTAGAGTGCTTCGCAAAGGTCAGCATCGATCTCGAGACCGATAGAGCATTTCAAGGAGCCATGGACGTTTTAAAATTTCTTGCTGGCCAAAGCCCCCAGGCCGCACATTACCTGGAAATATTGATGTCGTTGGCTACCGCCATCACAGAGCGTCGCTCAAAGTTGAATAATGCTGGAGGCAGTCGTTACGTCTCAAGGCTCTTCAGCTTGGAGAGCCTAAGCAGTGTCAGCGCTGGCAACCCGGAGGGACATACGGAGGAGGAGCCATCCTGGGCCTCAACTCGGGCTGTGACTGAACAAGGCTCTTTTGACGTTTGGCCTGGGGCTGACGGGGGGTTGTTAAACTGGA TGTATTTTGAGACAGCTATGCACAGATTCCTCGACAAAAGGGAAATGCCAGATCGGCAATCGTCAGAAGCTGTAGACGTTCAAGCCGTCATAATACCAGACTAA